In the Bos mutus isolate GX-2022 chromosome 15, NWIPB_WYAK_1.1, whole genome shotgun sequence genome, cccgcccccaacccgCTCCTCCAAGCCTCTGCCTCTAGTCCCCTCTCCGGGCCACCAGGAAGAACAGCCCTGTGTAGTCAGAGCGGTTATCCAAATGGGTCTCAGCGGCCCGAGTGACCTTCTCCAGCTTCTCAATGATGAAGCCAGCCTCCTGCAGGGCCTCCCGCAGGAATTTCTCATTCAGGGGCAGAGTGGAGAACGTCTTGTCCCCCACCATGAAGAAGGTGGTCTCGAAGCCCCCGCTCAGCACCAGATGGCCCCCGGGCCGGAGCAGGGTCCTGAGATGGCGCAGGGCATCCCGGCAGGCCTGCGGGGTGGGGCAGGCAGCCTCAAGACACAGGGAAGAGATGAGGCCGTCGGCGGGGGGCAGCACCGCGGGCTCCAGGGGCCGTTCTTTCAGGACATCACACTTGAGCACCTGGGTGACGGCTCTCCTTACGCGCTCCTCCTTCTCGGCCCACTTATCTCTGGacgggaaggaagaaagagaaagagaccgGCTGGGTCATGCTCACCATGTGGACCACTCACGTCACTCCCAGCCATTCTCTGCCTGGCGTTCCGGCTCCCAGAGCAGCAGGCTGCCggttctacagatgagaaaactgagtcccaTAGAGAGAGCAGCTGGGAACAAAGTGAAGCCCAGCAC is a window encoding:
- the LOC102279908 gene encoding nicotinamide N-methyltransferase is translated as MIQKEYSYSETGGLEGKLLIDIGSGPTIYQFLSACESFQEIIATDYTDKNLQELEKWLKKMPGAFDWSPVVKYVCELEGNRDKWAEKEERVRRAVTQVLKCDVLKERPLEPAVLPPADGLISSLCLEAACPTPQACRDALRHLRTLLRPGGHLVLSGGFETTFFMVGDKTFSTLPLNEKFLREALQEAGFIIEKLEKVTRAAETHLDNRSDYTGLFFLVARRGD